A window of the Scandinavium goeteborgense genome harbors these coding sequences:
- the djlA gene encoding co-chaperone DjlA, whose product MQYWGKVIGVAVALMMGGGFWGAVLGLLIGHMFDKARSRRLNFFANQQERQSLFFATTFEVMGHLTKSKGRVTEADIHVASILMDRMNLHGESRTAAQQAFRVGKADNYPLREKMRAFRGVCFGRFDLIRMFLEIQIQAAFADGSLHPNEREVLFVIADELGISRAQFEQFLRMMQGGAQFGGGYQQQSHSGGGWQQAQRGPTLEDACNVLGVKSTDDATTIKRAYRKLMSEHHPDKLVAKGLPPEMMEMAKQKAQEIQRAYELVKEQKGFK is encoded by the coding sequence ATGCAGTATTGGGGTAAAGTGATTGGTGTGGCCGTTGCACTTATGATGGGTGGCGGATTCTGGGGAGCGGTACTTGGACTGCTGATTGGCCACATGTTTGATAAGGCGCGTAGCCGCAGGCTCAACTTTTTTGCCAACCAGCAAGAGCGTCAGTCGTTGTTCTTTGCCACCACTTTCGAGGTGATGGGGCATCTGACAAAGTCGAAAGGTCGCGTGACCGAAGCGGATATCCACGTTGCCAGCATTCTGATGGACCGCATGAATCTTCACGGCGAGTCCCGCACCGCGGCGCAGCAGGCTTTCCGCGTAGGTAAAGCGGATAATTACCCGCTGCGCGAGAAGATGCGTGCGTTCCGCGGCGTTTGTTTCGGTCGCTTCGATTTGATTAGGATGTTTCTGGAAATTCAGATTCAGGCCGCGTTTGCCGACGGCTCATTGCACCCTAACGAACGTGAAGTGCTGTTTGTCATTGCCGACGAGCTCGGTATCTCCCGCGCTCAGTTTGAACAGTTCCTGCGCATGATGCAGGGCGGCGCACAGTTTGGTGGCGGCTATCAGCAGCAATCGCACTCAGGCGGCGGCTGGCAGCAGGCGCAGCGTGGCCCGACACTGGAAGATGCGTGTAACGTGCTCGGTGTGAAGTCGACGGATGACGCCACGACCATCAAGCGCGCCTATCGCAAGCTGATGAGCGAACATCACCCGGATAAGCTGGTTGCGAAAGGTTTACCGCCGGAAATGATGGAAATGGCGAAGCAAAAAGCGCAAGAAATTCAGCGTGCTTATGAATTGGTAAAAGAACAGAAAGGTTTCAAATAA
- the lptD gene encoding LPS assembly protein LptD → MKKRIPTLLATLIASALYSQQGAAADLASQCMLGVPSYNRPLVQGDTNNLPVTINADHAKGNYPDDAVFTGNVDINQANSRLQADEVQLHQKQAPGQADPVRTVDALGNVHYDDNQVILKGPKAWSNLNTKDTNVWKGDYQMVDRQGRGTADVMKQRGENRYTILDNGTFTSCLPGTNTWSVVGSEVIQDREEQVAEIWNARFKVGPVPIFYSPYLQLPIGDKRRSGFLIPNAKYSSNNGTEIYLPYYWNIAPNFDATITPHYMEKRGGVMWENEFRYLTKAGSGLFEFDYLNKDKVFEDEHPNEDDSRRWLFYWRHAGVMDQVWRFNVDYTKVSDPNYFNDFDSNYGSSTDGYATQKFSVGYAIENFNATVSSKQFQVFDTQSASSYSAQPQLDVNYYQNDVGPFDTHVYGQVVHFKNTNDNMPEATRVHLEPTIDLPLSNGWGSIDTQAKLMATHYQQDDVDWYNTRYGTHLKENVNRVLPQFKIDGKMVFERDMDWSQGYTQTLEPRVQYLYVPYKDQSDIMSYDSTLLQSDYSGLFRDRTYSGLDRIASANQVTTGITSRVYDQNAVERFNVSVGQIYYFTPSRTGDETQDWSETDQKGSLVWAGDTYWRMTDQWGLRGGIQYDTRLDNVATGNGTVEYRRDENRLVQMNYRYASPEYIQATLPSYSTAQQYKDGISQVGMTASWPVVDRWSVVGAYYYDTNAHKPADQMLAVQYNSCCYALRLGYERKLNGWDSSNAQGKYDNVVGFNIELRGLSSNYGLGTQQMLRSTIMPYQSSL, encoded by the coding sequence ATGAAAAAACGTATTCCCACCCTTCTGGCAACCCTGATCGCCAGCGCCCTGTACAGTCAACAGGGTGCGGCGGCCGACCTCGCATCACAGTGTATGCTGGGGGTACCAAGCTATAACCGTCCGCTGGTTCAGGGGGATACTAATAACCTGCCTGTCACCATCAACGCCGATCACGCCAAGGGTAATTACCCTGATGATGCCGTATTTACCGGCAATGTCGATATCAATCAGGCGAACAGTCGATTACAGGCGGACGAAGTGCAGTTGCACCAGAAGCAGGCGCCTGGACAGGCGGATCCGGTTCGCACCGTGGATGCTCTGGGCAATGTACACTACGACGATAATCAGGTGATCCTGAAAGGTCCTAAAGCCTGGTCCAATCTGAATACCAAAGATACCAACGTCTGGAAAGGCGACTATCAGATGGTCGACCGCCAGGGCCGTGGTACTGCTGACGTCATGAAACAGCGTGGCGAAAACCGCTATACCATTCTCGATAACGGGACCTTTACGTCCTGTCTGCCAGGTACGAACACCTGGAGCGTGGTCGGGAGTGAAGTGATTCAGGACCGCGAGGAGCAGGTTGCCGAAATCTGGAATGCCCGCTTTAAAGTCGGTCCGGTGCCAATATTTTACAGTCCCTATCTGCAGCTGCCGATTGGTGATAAGCGCCGTTCAGGCTTCCTGATCCCGAATGCCAAATACAGCAGTAACAACGGTACGGAAATCTACCTGCCGTACTACTGGAACATCGCTCCGAACTTCGATGCCACCATTACACCGCACTATATGGAAAAGCGTGGCGGCGTGATGTGGGAGAACGAATTCCGCTATCTGACCAAAGCGGGCTCAGGGCTGTTTGAATTCGACTATTTGAACAAAGATAAAGTCTTCGAAGACGAACATCCCAACGAAGACGACAGCCGCCGTTGGCTCTTCTACTGGCGACATGCTGGGGTGATGGATCAGGTGTGGCGCTTCAACGTCGACTACACTAAAGTCAGCGATCCGAACTACTTCAACGACTTTGACTCCAATTACGGCTCCAGTACCGACGGTTACGCTACGCAGAAATTTAGCGTCGGCTATGCCATTGAGAACTTTAACGCCACCGTATCCAGCAAGCAGTTCCAGGTCTTTGATACTCAGAGCGCAAGCTCCTACTCGGCTCAGCCACAGCTTGACGTTAACTACTACCAGAATGACGTTGGGCCGTTTGATACGCATGTCTATGGTCAGGTGGTGCATTTCAAAAACACCAATGACAACATGCCAGAAGCGACGCGTGTACACCTGGAACCGACGATCGATTTGCCACTGTCGAACGGTTGGGGAAGCATCGACACCCAAGCCAAGCTGATGGCAACCCACTATCAGCAGGACGATGTCGACTGGTACAACACCCGTTACGGTACCCATCTGAAAGAGAACGTTAACCGCGTCCTGCCGCAGTTTAAAATTGACGGCAAAATGGTCTTCGAGCGCGATATGGACTGGTCACAGGGCTATACCCAGACCCTGGAACCGCGCGTTCAGTACTTATACGTACCGTATAAGGACCAAAGCGACATCATGTCCTACGACTCCACGTTGCTGCAATCGGACTACAGCGGCCTGTTCCGCGACCGTACCTACAGCGGCCTGGACCGTATTGCGTCAGCTAACCAGGTGACGACCGGTATCACTTCCCGCGTTTATGATCAAAACGCCGTTGAACGTTTTAACGTTTCTGTGGGTCAAATCTACTACTTCACGCCGTCTCGTACGGGTGATGAAACGCAAGATTGGTCGGAGACCGATCAGAAAGGCTCGCTGGTCTGGGCCGGAGATACTTACTGGCGCATGACTGACCAATGGGGTCTGCGTGGCGGCATTCAGTATGATACCCGTCTGGATAACGTGGCCACCGGCAACGGGACCGTCGAGTATCGTCGCGATGAAAACCGCTTAGTTCAGATGAATTACCGTTACGCCAGCCCGGAGTATATTCAGGCGACACTGCCTTCTTACTCCACGGCGCAGCAGTATAAAGACGGGATTTCCCAGGTGGGTATGACGGCAAGCTGGCCGGTCGTTGACCGCTGGTCTGTTGTAGGTGCGTATTACTACGATACCAATGCCCATAAACCGGCGGATCAGATGTTAGCTGTGCAGTATAACTCTTGCTGCTACGCGCTCCGTCTCGGTTACGAGCGTAAGCTCAACGGCTGGGATAGCAGCAATGCCCAGGGTAAATACGATAACGTCGTCGGTTTCAATATCGAACTGCGTGGCCTGAGTTCTAATTATGGCCTCGGCACTCAACAGATGTTGCGCTCGACAATTATGCCGTACCAAAGCTCTTTGTAA